From one Neovison vison isolate M4711 chromosome 1, ASM_NN_V1, whole genome shotgun sequence genomic stretch:
- the LOC122908823 gene encoding NADH dehydrogenase [ubiquinone] iron-sulfur protein 5-like, with protein MPFFDVQKRLGVDLDQWMTIQSAEQPHKIPAGCHAFEKDRIECAHGIGATPAATECKIESGDLTECLLRQKTVRRPSDIRRQRSKLIKEGKCTPPPHHLGKEDARS; from the coding sequence ATGCCTTTCTTTGATGTGCAGAAAAGGCTGGGCGTGGACTTAGATCAGTGGATGACAATCCAGAGTGCTGAGCAGCCTCACAAGATTCCAGCTGGATGCCATGCTTTTGAAAAAGATCGGATAGAATGTGCGCATGGAATCGGTGCTACCCCAGCGGCGACAGAGTGTAAGATAGAATCGGGTGATCTCACAGAATGTCTGCTTCGGCAGAAAACGGTGAGACGTCCGAGTGACATCAGAAGGCAGCGGAGTAAACTAATAAAGGAAGGGAAGTGCACACCTCCACCTCACCACTTGGGCAAGGAGGACGCTAGGTCCTGA